A genome region from Solanum pennellii chromosome 12, SPENNV200 includes the following:
- the LOC107006012 gene encoding cryptochrome-1-like — protein MSSGGCSIVWFRRDLRLEDNPALAAGVRAGSVIAVFIWAPEEEGYYCPGRVSRWWIKKSLAHLDSSLKKLGTSLITKRSNDSVSSLLQVVKSTGATRVFFNHLYDPISLVRDNRAKETLSAEGVAVCSFNADLLYEPWEVVDDEGRPFSTFSDFWEKCLTMPYDPEAPLLPPKRIISGDASRCPSDNLVFESELEKGSNALLARAWSPGWSNADKALTTFINGPLIEYSKNRSKADSATTSFLSPCLHFGEVSVRKVFHRIRTKQTLWANEGNKAGEESVNLFLKSIGLREFSRYMSFYHPYSHERPLLGQLKYFPWLVDEGYFKAWRQGRTGYPLVDAGMRELWATGWLHDRIRVVVSSFSVKVLQLPWTWGMKYFWDTLLDADLESDALGWQFITGTLPDGCEFLGIDNPQFEGYKFDPNGEYVRRWLPELARLPTEWIHHPWDAPESVLQAAGIELGSNYPFPIVEIVAAKERLEEALSQMWQLEAAARSAIENGMEEGHGDSTDEFVPIAFPQAMQMEMEANNVPVRNNNPTITALRRYGDQIVPSMSSSFFRNEDEETSVDIRNSVVDSRAEVPIISM, from the exons atgtcaaGTGGTGGTTGTAGTATAGTATGGTTTAGGAGGGATCTGAGGCTTGAAGATAATCCAGCACTGGCTGCTGGAGTGAGAGCAGGATCAGTGATTGCTGTGTTTATATGGGCACCAGAAGAAGAAGGATACTATTGCCCTGGAAGAGTTTCAAGATGGTGGATTAAGAAAAGTTTGGCTCATCTTGATTCATCTTTGAAGAAACTTGGCACTTCACTCATTACAAAGAGATCTAATGATAGtgtttcttctcttcttcaagttGTCAAATCTACCGGTGCAACTCGAGTTTTTTTCAATCATTTATATG ATCCAATATCACTTGTAAGGGATAATCGCGCAAAGGAAACCTTATCAGCTGAAGGTGTAGCTGTGTGTTCTTTCAATGCTGATTTGCTATATGAACCATGGGAAGTTGTCGATGATGAAGGCCGTCCATTCAGCACATTTTCTGATTTTTGGGAAAAATGTCTTACCATGCCTTATGATCCTGAAGCTCCACTTCTTCCGCCTAAAAGGATAATATCTG GTGATGCATCAAGATGCCCTTCAGACAACTTGGTGTTTGAGAGTGAATTAGAGAAAGGAAGCAATGCACTTCTTGCTCGAGCGTGGTCTCCTGGTTGGAGCAATGCTGATAAGGCACTCACTACTTTCATTAATGGACCATTGATTGAGTATTCCAAAAATCGTAGTAAAGCTGATAGTGCAACAACCTCATTTCTGTCACCGTGTTTACATTTTGGTGAAGTCAGTGTTCGTAAGGTATTCCATCGTATTCGTACTAAACAAACACTCTGGGCTAATGAAGGAAACAAAGCAGGTGAAGAGAGTGTCAACTTGTTCCTCAAGTCTATCGGCCTTAGGGAGTTCTCGAGATACATGAGCTTTTATCATCCTTACAGTCATGAAAGGCCATTGCTTGGTCAGCTGAAGTACTTCCCTTGGTTAGTAGACGAGGGTTATTTTAAGGCGTGGAGGCAAGGTAGAACAGGTTATCCTTTGGTTGATGCAGGTATGAGAGAACTTTGGGCCACTGGCTGGCTACATGATCGTATTCGAGTTGTTGTGTCTAGTTTCTCTGTTAAGGTTCTGCAGCTTCCTTGGACATGGGGAATGAAGTATTTCTGGGACACACTGTTAGATGCAGATCTCGAGAGTGATGCTCTTGGTTGGCAGTTTATTACCGGTACCCTACCTGATGGTTGTGAGTTCCTCGGAATTGATAATCCACAG TTTGAGGGATACAAGTTTGATCCAAATGGGGAATATGTTCGACGATGGCTTCCTGAACTTGCTAGGCTGCCCACAGAATGGATACACCACCCATGGGATGCACCAGAATCTGTACTTCAAGCTGCTGGAATCGAGCTTGGTTCCAATTATCCTTTTCCCATCGTTGAGATCGTTGCAGCAAAAGAACGACTAGAAGAAGCGTTGTCACAAATGTGGCAGCTTGAAGCAGCTGCAAGATCTGCTATTGAGAATGGAATGGAGGAAGGACATGGAGACTCCACTGATGAGTTTGTCCCAATAGCTTTTCCTCAGGCTATGCAGATGGAAATGGAAGCTAATAATGTACCGGTCAGGAACAATAATCCTACAATTACTGCTCTACGACGTTATGGAGATCAGATTGTTCCTAGCATGTCATCTTCCTTTTTTAGGAATGAAGACGAAGAAACCTCTGTTGATATTAGAAATTCAGTTGTAGATAGTAGAGCAGAAGTTCCAATAATATCGATGTAA
- the LOC114075373 gene encoding nodulin-26-like yields the protein MASITSIISTNSSKNGIVDDFSSIEEGKHGTIQSPFLSAFQKIIAELVGTYIFIFVGCGSALVDRERTLTIVGIALAWGLSLMALIYTLGHVSGAHFNPAVTIAFAAARKLPLMQVPMYVLPQFLGSTLASLTLRVLFNHQGDILPMLTQYKSPVTDFEAIFWEFLMTLILMFVICGAATDDQATKEVAGVAIGVTLVFEVLIAGPITGASMNPARSLGPAIVSGVYKNQWVFVIAPILGAMTATGIYSLLRQPKQNTKI from the exons ATGGCCAGCATAACTTCTATAATCTCTACAAATTCATCTAAAAATGGAAtagttgatgatttttcaaGCATTGAAGAAGGAAAACATGGAACTATTCAGAGTCCTTTCCTATCTGCTTTCCAAAAG ATTATAGCTGAGCTGGTGGGAacctatattttcatatttgtggGTTGTGGATCAGCTCTTGTTGATAGAGAAAGGACACTCACTATTGTTGGTATAGCATTGGCATGGGGTTTATCATTGATGGCTCTAATATACACTCTAGGTCATGTCTCTGGCGCCCATTTCAACCCTGCGGTCACCATTGCCTTTGCTGCAGCTCGAAAACTACCATTAATGCAA GTGCCTATGTATGTACTACCTCAATTCTTGGGCTCTACACTTGCAAGTCTTACCTTGAGAGTGTTATTTAATCATCAAGGTGACATACTACCAATGTTAACTCAGTACAAAAGTCCAGTCACTGATTTTGAAGCTATATTTTGGGAGTTCTTAATGACTCTCATTTTGATGTTTGTGATCTGTGGAGCTGCTACTGACGATCAAGCG ACCAAAGAGGTAGCTGGAGTTGCAATTGGAGTGACATTAGTGTTTGAAGTCCTTATTGCAGG GCCAATTACTGGAGCTTCAATGAATCCAGCAAGAAGTTTAGGCCCTGCAATAGTCTCAGGTGTCTATAAGAACCAATGGGTCTTCGTTATTGCCCCGATTCTTGGAGCCATGACAGCAACTGGGATATATAGCCTTCTCCGACAACCAAAGCAGAATACGAAAATCTGA